A region of the Sarcophilus harrisii chromosome 3, mSarHar1.11, whole genome shotgun sequence genome:
taaactgagactcagagagcttAAATTTTTAGTCCAGGATCACTTATATGTTAAGAGGTAAAGTAAAGAATGGAATTTGAGTTCTTATCACAAAGTTTCCTGTAGTTATGAAgaagattttttccattttcctcctgTGCTCTCCTGTACTGTtctgtcctctcttctcttctcttctcttctttctttgacaGAGAACTCCCTGCTATTCAGTTTGAAAACTTACTAATGTAAATCAGAAAGTTGTTTGTAATTCATAGTCCTCAAGAGTTTCCTGGGGTCCCcaagaagttatgtgacttgtctgTTCTTAGACAGATGCTGTCTTTTAGTTATATGATCTCAACCAAGGTCAGCCTGTTGTCAGTATTCTTCATCTGCTAACTGTCtgtttgtatctctctgtctctctctctctctctctttctctctctctctctctctctctctccccccttcatctctctgtctttctgtttctttgacacacacacacacacacacacacatattttgtcTCATTCTTGACCTCCTTTTATAGAAACAGAGTATTCTAAAACTTTAATATAGTGTATGGAGGGACTATTGAGCTTTCAGTGTCTGAGGTATGACTATAAAACAAAAAGTTTCTTCACAAAAAATTTCTGTAATATAATCCTGATAAATATCCATTTTGGAAGACATTTTCTTGCAAATcacttatttcaaatatattggaAATTACATACCCTTAAGGAATTGCTTTCAGAGTTTTTTAGAGGCCAACCAAAAAAAGACAGTTCTGTTACCTTATAATTATGACTTGATTTTGATCCAAGTTGCTGATACAAATTTTCATCTCTCACCTTATTTTACCAAGTTTTACTAAGAAAATTACATCCAGAAAGTTTATCAAATTTCAAATCATTCAAGTAAAATGGTAAGAAGTTCTGAGTTTAAAATGCAAAGAACAATTACATCCAATGATATATTTGACATAGTCATAAAGCAACAACTTTTCTATATCATTTAATGTTAGTTATCTAGAGctgagatattaaatgacttgcttatagTCACATAGTTAAAGGCAATGTGGAGTAGTAAATGGAAAGCAGACCTCATAGTCAGAAAGAACTATATTCAACTCCTAACCTAGACACATCCTAGCGTTCTAACCCTAAATAATTTACTTAAACTTTCAGTGTCCTGGATGCTTCATGAAGACTGTAAGATTCAGAGCAGGTGTACATTTATACTGTAGAGATAGTTCATTGCTGGTATCTTCTTATGCTGTTAAAATCAAAAGTTAGATTATATAAGGATTTATTGTTTGCAATGAACTTTACacaaattatttcacttgattatCAGATTTATATCATAAAATAGGAACcaaatatattctcatttgaaaGATAAGGTAACTTAGATTTGATGAGTTTAAATGATATGCCTTAGGGGAAGCTAGATGAAACAGTGGACTCCTCCTAGAGTCAGGagtacctaaattcaaatctggcctcaagtaCTTAATATTTAGCTGTGTttccctgggcaaattacttaatcccaattgtcttgtCCCCCCAAAATGTCATTGATATGTGACCAATTAGTGTTAACTAATTTCACCATGTTTAATTTAGGGGTAATGAATACTATTTAGGATCATAAGAGATTGGAGGTGGATTAGATTTTAGAGCCCATCAATGGCAATTCTGATCTAAATCGGAATTCTATCAGATTCCTCATAAGTGGTTATCCAACCTCTGCTTGACAATTTTCCATGAAGAAGCCATTAACTTCTAAGGCAACAATGATTATTAttaaacaaattcattttttcttcctcctaacTCTTTTCCTCccatattgggaaaaaaataaaataaaaatccaataatGTGTATAattgatcaaaatatttttctgcattgaccacatctagaaaaaaattgtctcattCCTCATGATTCCCTCACCTCTCTGTGGAATTAGATAACATGCTTCATCATTGATCTTCTGAAAATGAAGTTGGTCACAGCACATTAGAATTCCAGTACCTTTCAAAGTTGTATATATTTACAAAGTTGTTATTGCATAAATGTTTTTCTGGCTTTTCTCATTGCATTCTCCATCAGTTTATATACATCTTAAGTTTCTTAAGAAcccattttttcataatttctccaAAGCACCTaaatggcatggtggatagaactTTGGACATAGAATCAGCTATTAAGGTATAGACAGTTTGAACTCATAGGAATTAAGTTCACATCCTTACTCTTATCATGTGACCatgcacaaatcacttaaactctctgagccttagttgtCTCCATAAATAatatcccttctaattctaaatttgtGTCATATAGGTTCCTATGATTTTGTTTCTATACTTTGAAAACAAGTTGTATAAAACTTTTCTCATTTCCACATAACAAGCTTTCACATATCAATCaattagaaagatttatattaagTATTCTCTTTGTACTAGCAATaggaaaataatgaagtttttgaGCAATTCAGTGATGTGAAAAGTGCCATATATCAGTAAGATTAATCTGTTATGTataccatcatcaccatcacaaTAACAACATCAAAGTACTTATTAACTGCAACACTTCACTAAATGTTTTGACGTATTATCTCATTCTTCTTCACAATTAACATCGAAGATAGCCTCTATTATTATCCAAATTTTAGAGTTTAAGAAACAGGAAAATAGTTTAAGTATATTATTCAAGTCAATCAGGGTAAGTCAGActactgaatttgaactcttcctAAACTGGAAGGAAAATAAACTTCAGTCCCAAAAGAAGAACTATATTAAAGATGTTAGAATAACACAGAATAGTTGTGATAAAGATTTGAACTAGGTTGCTGATagtgaaataaaaaggaaataataaatgtgaaacaATATTGTGAAGGAAGAATCAATAATGCTTCAAtgcaggaaaagaaataaagaatggagTAAAAGGAGGgtcaactaggtggtgcagtggatagagcaccagcctgaagtcaggatgacctgagttcaaatctgctcttgggcacttaacacttcctagctgtgtgaccctgggcaagtcacttaaccccaattgcctcagcaaaaaaagaaaaaagaaagaaaggaaaaatggagtaAAAAATGGCTCCCAAATTTCAGTAAAGATGACTGGAAGAATTAGGGGATCCTGATAATACCAAAATTAAGGGAATTATTGTATAGACatgttaattttaaatatatcaaattaaaagtcTCAATGAGACATCTCAATGATGAATTCAAATCGGCAATTGGAAATCCGTGACTGAAACTTAGGAAAGAGTTCAAGGCCTATAAAGTGGATTGAAGATTTATACATAAACTTCAAAAGTGAAAGAGTGAAGACTATACTACTTACTTGAATCCCTGAGAAACATGGATTGGCTCATATGAATCAGAAGAGTTAATATTTCAGGGCAAACATTTACTCATAAATACTTAAACATTATAAATCAGGCTTTATTTGttctgttgattatctagacttaagaaagtgatatagaaaatgttattaatacagattaaaattaaaagtttatgcAATATAATTTTTCCTTCCACAAAtcatatgttaaatatttaagtGTACAACCCTGCATTCAATTTTACAATAAGAATTTGTAAGTGCTATAAGGTGACAGTTATGGTTGATTGTAAAGAAATGATAGGCAAATAAATTAGTTATTTGctgatctcaaaaaaaattatttccttaccAGAAGACAAAATATGAATGTAGATAAATGAATATGATATGTTcaagcataaaatattttaccAAGAAGAGGATGCTAAAAACTAGGAAAATTAAGAAGGGCCTCTTGCAAAAAGCAGATGAATTTAGCACTGAAAGAGGGTTCTGAGATAGATTTTTGGAGCCAAAGCATTACAAACAGAGGAAGAGTGACAAGGATGGAGGAGTAAGAAAGCAAGTATGGAGAAGAGAATGGGACTATGAAGAGACACAGAGGTGGGATGGAGTATCCCATATGCATGAAAAAGCAAATATGCCATTTTGGCTAGAAAGAACAACACAAAAAAGGGAGGAATGTGTAATCACTCTGAAAAGATTGTCTCTGAAGACTTGCAAAGGATTGTAAAAACCAGCAGAGGAGCTTCTACATAATTCCAGAATTAATAAGTAACCAATGAAGCTTCTTGAGCAATGAAATGACAGGGTCAGATCTATGCCTTTGAAATATCAATTTAATAACTGTGGAGCATGGATTATGTAGAAGATATTCTTGAGGAAAGGATATAAGTCAGGAAAGTATTTCAATAGTCTAAGACATTAATATCAAACTCAGAAGCTAAACTATACATAAGGATTCCTCTGGGCTACATAGTTTCTGAGAAAAATCACCtgataataatatacatattatgttctgttttattttattttgttaaatatcacattttaatctgattcagacTGTACACAGATGTATTGCTGACCAGAGATGTTTGATACCTCTAGGCAAGGAGATTGTAGTTTAGTGAGAAGTGTTGGACTACAGTGGCTATTgtgtgaaggaagaaaagggaatggaaTTAAGttgaattagaatttaaaattgttCAGTAAGCCATATTgtttttacctttccagtctaCTTTTACCTCACTTCCCAGTTCTGATCCTGTGATATTGGCCTactggctgttccatgaacaagacattctATCTCTTGGCTATAGACATATTCTTTATTTCCCATGTCTGAGAGCTCTGCTTTCTACACTTTGACTGTGgatctctctgtatttctttaagtcttaaataaaattccatcttttaatAGAATTCTTCCCTATTtgctcttaattctagtgcttacctcatttaattatttattatttatccacATATAtgaaatttgtatatatttatatatatacatatatatatttgaatattgtTACTCCCATTAGATAGTAAagtctttgaaggcagggactccatttttttttcttttcctatcctcTGTGCACAGTGCCTGCTAAATAATAGGTTCTGAATATTGGTTAATATTATTTGCCtctgacaaaaatagaaaagttaggatAAGGGAATAGTTTAGGGGGGAATATTAATACTAATTATtaactaatattaatattaagtaaGTTTTGGATTCATTTGAGTTGCCAGTTATTCATATGTTGACAACTAATTAGAAATTCAGAGATATCATATTAGAGTTCAGTAGAGAAATGAGTAGTAGATAGGTGGATTTGGAAGTAATCTACATAGAGAAGATGCTTGAACATATGGGAAATAATGAGAACAATAAGCTCCCTGGGATACAACAAAAGATTGTTGGATGAAAATGGATGATGGTTCAATAAAACAGAAGGGCAGGATCATTTTCACaaaatctcaggaaagaaataataaaagaggaaagtcaatagaaaagtcaagaagaaacAGGAATAGGAAAAGATCATTGGAGttataaaaaaatgatcatcCGTTACATTTGGAGAGATCAGTTTTATTCAAgttgtagtagcaaaaaaaaaagttttgcaaagagtagataattcaataataaatgagaaaatcaaggtgACACAGCTTGATTActtttcttaggagtttgattttGAAGATACAAAATATAGAATATCAACTATAAGGCTTGGTAGGATAATTTTCCCTCCCAAAGGTCAAGATTTGGTTATATTTGTAGAAATTAGAGAAGATACTTGataaagaaaaactatatatTAGGGTGACAAAATGATCAAAGGGGCTTTGATCTCTTGGATATGAAAAAGTAGGGAACTCTGAATTAAAGGGGAGGTGGATTAAAtcacttttaaagtcctttccatctctgagTTTCTAAAACTAGAAATTTTATGCCTTAGCAACTACATGGAAATTTAAGTgggaaaaataattgttatttatattatattaggcctttaaaagttatttgaagaaaataatcatatcaggagagagaaaatattgtcATGAATAATATTTGGTTAAATAATTACGTGTCATGGTAGTTTGTATTTAAGGATGCAACAATCAAAGGTCTTAATCATGAGTTTGAAGAATTCAAAGTAAATGGTAATTTCAGGAGAAATCATTTGTTGATCGACTAAagtgtgtaaaataaaaattgagatgATTTATTACCATTTGAACTTTTTCAAGACCTGTGGGAagaatatgaaatgttttattctCCAATATGAAGGAACTAAAagctcaagggaaaaaaaatctcagttatATCTTGGCTTTCATAGTAAATTAAGCTTCAACACATAAATCTAGATAAAGAAGGTAGGAATAGTTTCAATTGGAGAAAACTACAAAGTATCATTTCTGTAACAACTAGAACTATCTTAAATTTGATGAGACTGCATAAAAAATATAGCTGTTCCTTATGGCAGGCAAAATTCAAAAGGAGAGCAGATAATCCTCTGAAATGGATACTATAGTCTTCTTGAATGGAAGTTTGGCTGattatataatttctaaatttattttaaattctaagattataaaattataccatataaaataaaactctcattggatgatttttttctatgCCTGGGTTGCATGGAGTTATTGATGATTAGACTCGGACTGCCTTAGGACAAAGAACTTTGAGCAAAGTTTTATGGATCTCTTTAGTCTTTACACTATAAACTATTGGGTTCATCACTGGGGGAATGAGTAGGCTCATATTGGCAATAAGTGTAGGCAAGTAGAGAGGAGCTTGTTTCCCAAATCTGTGGACAAAGGACAGGCTGACCAATGGAATATAGAAAATAGCAACAGCAGTGATGTGGGAGATGCAGGTGCTGAAGGCTTTCTTGCGTTCCTCTGGGGATGCAATGTTCAGGATTGAGCGGATGATCAGTATATAGGAGAGTAGGATTAATGTGGAGTCCACTCCAGCAACTAAGATTGTTGCAGTCAACCCAAATGCACTATTGATCTTGGTGTCTGAACAGGAGAGTTTCATCACATCAGGATGGAAGCAATAAGAATGACGAAGCACATGACTGTGACAGAAAGAGAGGCGTTTAAGTAGCAGGATAAGGGGTATTAAGATTACTGTTGCAACAGTGACAATTGCAATTCCAATTTGGATGATTCTGGAGTTTGTGAGGATAGTAGCATATCTCAAGGGGTTGGAGATGGCCACAAATCGATCAAAGGCCATAGCTAAGAGGACTGAAGACTCCATAatagtgaataaatgaataaaaaacatctGAGCTAGGCAAGCATTAAAACTGATTTCTCTGGCATTGAACCAGAATATTCGCAGCATAGTCACTAGTGTGGAAATGCATAAACCTAGGTCACTGGTGGAAAGCATAGAGAGGAAATAGTACATGGGCTCATGAAGGCTTGGTTCAGTGATGATGACAAACAAGATCATACCATTTCCAGAGAGGGCTGTTATGTACAGACAGAAAAAAGGGATAGAGATCCAAGTATGAGCATATTCTAGTCCAGGAACACCCGTCAGAAAGAAGGTCAAGGATGGTAGTGCTGTGCTGTTAGGTAAAGCTGACATGATAGGATGAAGATTTTTCCTTACAAGAGGTTAAtatcctaaaataaaatatttaattcatgtTAGCTAGAATATGAACCTCTTCTATCACTGACTGGTCATGGTAGAGGGACTTGTATAGCTCGATGAAACAGTAAACTATGTTATGcaaaattact
Encoded here:
- the LOC116422606 gene encoding olfactory receptor 51F2-like, giving the protein IMEENSETLPNSTALPSLTFFLTGVPGLEYAHTWISIPFFCLYITALSGNGMILFVIITEPSLHEPMYYFLSMLSTSDLGLCISTLVTMLRIFWFNAREISFNACLAQMFFIHLFTIMESSVLLAMAFDRFVAISNPLRYATILTNSRIIQIGIAIVTVATVILIPLILLLKRLSFCHSHVLRHSYCFHPDVMKLSCSDTKINSAFGLTATILVAGVDSTLILLSYILIIRSILNIASPEERKKAFSTCISHITAVAIFYIPLVSLSFVHRFGKQAPLYLPTLIANMSLLIPPVMNPIVYSVKTKEIHKTLLKVLCPKAVRV